From the genome of Miscanthus floridulus cultivar M001 chromosome 10, ASM1932011v1, whole genome shotgun sequence, one region includes:
- the LOC136485258 gene encoding protein AIR1-like — translation MAQRWLPRARRDPDLDEDGSPPSRQPRPGAGDDDEDDDELGNEDLSLEILARAQRKRRGASGGGAPGFADLLSVSSGDEEVDEDAVVELAEADEPRRKQKNKKERRKQSKKHRKEATEAAAAVAAVEEEEKELGSTQEGPIGTAESVLTGDGADVPAPDNMVLRKLLRIPRYFDPGETLLATCFNCSEEGHVAANCPMEKRKKPCFVCGLFGHNAKQCTQGQDCFICKKGGHMAKDCPDKHKRNDHQFTLCLRCGETGHDMFGCTNDYPPDDIEQIRCYVCNQKGHLCCSDFSDNCPKQISCYNCAQSGHSGLGCAKQRRETSAVTTPTLCYKCGEEGHFARGCTKNAKSDQSKGKSSSHSRRKEKWKKDPSARSAPHDARKTSQRKSPHFEERMDTPRHKSKSRGWWTGGDDLPFKKYKSNGWGSASTPKKSYTNHQFLSGDDYFTPQSSRRHNHGSTTSPNSNYPPSTKKHGFSSSRFAASNTHVRFGRS, via the exons atGGCCCAGCGCTGGCTCCCGAGGGCGCGGCGGGACCCAGACCTGGACGAAGATGGTTCCCCGCCTTCCCGGCAGCCGCGCCCCGgcgccggcgacgacgacgaggacgacgacgagctgGGGAACGAGGACCTCAGCTTGGAGATCCTCGCGCGCGCGCAGCGGAAGCGGCGCGGGGCGTCCGGCGGCGGGGCGCCCGGGTTCGCCGACCTGCTCTCGGTGTCCTCCGGCGACGAGGAGGTCGACGAGGACGCCGTGGTGGAGCTCGCTGAGGCGGATGAGCCCCGGAGGAAGCAGAAGAATAAGAAGGAGCGCCGGAAGCAGAGTAAGAAGCATCGGAAGGAGGCGACCGAGGCTGCTGCGGCGGTGGCTGCcgtagaggaggaagagaaggag CTTGGTAGCACCCAGGAGGGGCCAATTGGGACAGCAGAATCTGTGCTAACTGGAGATGGGGCTGATGTCCCTGCACCTGACAATATGGTTCTGCGGAAGCTCCTT CGCATACCAAGATACTTTGATCCTGGGGAAACTTTGTTGGCGACTTGCTTTAATTGTAGCGAGGAAGGACATGTAGCTGCAAACTGCCCAATGGAAAAGCGGAAGAAGCCTTGCTTTGTTTGTGGGTTGTTCGGGCACAATGCAAAGCAGTGCACGCAG GGTCAAGATTGTTTCATCTGCAAAAAAGGAGGCCATATGGCGAAAGACTGCCCTGATAAGCACAAGAGAAATGATCATCAATTCACATTATGTTTAAGATGTGGAGAAACAGGTCATGATATGTTTGGATGTACCAATGATTACCCACCAGATGATATCGAG CAAATAAGATGCTACGTGTGTAATCAGAAGGGCCATCTATGTTGTTCCGACTTCTCTGACAATTGTCCGAAACAAATTAGCTGTTATAATTGTGCTCAATCTGGTCATTCTGGTCTG GGATGTGCCAAGCAACGTAGGGAAACTAGTGCTGTCACAACTCCAACCTTATGCTACAAATGTGGTGAGGAAGGTCACTTCGCACGTGGCTGCACAAAGAATGCCAAG TCCGATCAGTCGAAAGGCAAGTCATCATCACACAGTCGGAGGAaggaaaaatggaaaaaggatccCAGTGCTAGATCAGCTCCTCATGATGCCCGTAAAACAAGCCAAAGGAAAAGCCCCCATTTTGAGGAAAGAATGGACACACCTCGTCATAAATCCAAATCGAGAGGTTGGTGGACTGGTGGTGATGATCTACCATTCAAGAAGTACAAATCCAATGGATGGGGTTCCGCATCTACTCCCAAGAAGTCTTACACAAATCACCAATTCTTGTCTGGTGATGACTATTTCACTCCCCAGTCTTCACGAAGGCACAACCATGGTAGTACCACGTCACCGAACTCGAATTATCCACCCAGCACTAAGAAACATGGTTTCTCATCATCAAGATTCGCCGCCAGCAATACCCATGTCCGGTTCGGAAGAAGTTAG